A stretch of DNA from Triticum dicoccoides isolate Atlit2015 ecotype Zavitan chromosome 2A, WEW_v2.0, whole genome shotgun sequence:
CTGCAAGTCATCTACCGCCGACCGTCATCAGTCCGCAGAGCTGTCCGGACTACAATTTCCCTGCAAATCGAAACCGAACGAGGCGGGCTTTGCGGGACTCCGAACCCGAACAacgtaggactccgacacccccgTCCCACCCAAAATTGAGGCGAAGCCCGCGCTTTTGTAGCTGGCCGCATTGTTTCCGCAGCAAAATATCCACTCCTCTCTTCCATCCCGTCGCTTTCCACCAAGTTCTCGCCTTTTTCCCATAAACGGGAACCAAATGATACGAGGATGATTGTGCAGGCCATCCGTTTTAAGATGTTGAGGCGGCATAAGGAAGAATTGAAAGCAGAGGAGAAGGCAGCGGCGGATAGGGAGGTGGCCGAGACGACGGAGAAGGAGGTAGATGCAGTGACGGCAGATTGAGCATGGAGGATCGGATTGCATGTCCAGCAAGGCATGAAAATGCAATCTTCTTTCGGCATGTAAAAACTATGCATACCTGCTCCTTTTGGTTGTGATCCGGCACGCTTTATGTGGTCGGACGGATTTGAATTTCAAATTTACCGTACTAGCGGAATTTAAGGGATAGCGTTAGATGGCCggctcccgcatccgtgtccgtgGGCTGCCTCCTATCCACATACATATATTGTGTCTGATTTGAGGGTTGGCGTTGGGTATACCCTAATTTATTGTGCCGTTGTTATTCGTGCATACTTTAGACATCTAAAACTCCTATGTTGTAACTATCTTACTAGTAGTGATATACTTTTTCTGTTTGAAAATATTTGTCATTAAAATAGATAAAAAAATATGTATATAAAATTAATATACATtctgttttattcattttgatgacaagtattttcggaaggAAGAAATAGATGATAAACATAGCTGTAAGTTTTGGTGAGGCAAGACGCACGAGATTTTCTTGGGGGACCTCTACGCGAGTTGCTACTTTTCGAGGGAGAAATTTTCTACCCAAGCGCAGCTGTACCTGACTGTCACGATGTAACACTACAGTCTATTTCCTTTTCGTTTGCTTGCGTGTAATAATGTGCCAGACACTCTCTTGACCCATGGTGCAAAGGCGGCGTACGTGCCCAAGCTGTGTGGTTGTGGACAATGCCCCAACGGAGTCCATGCATGTTCTTTCTTCCTGACGCCACCCCTCCACAGGCCTCGTGTTTCCTGGCGAAGAGTCGAGAATTTCTTGTTCTGCCTCTTGAAACGACCAAGACTGAAATGTGGCGTTGCCACGTTGGTTTAAGTGAATACTTGGTGGTTATAAGCTGCCTTCAGTGAGTCAGAACCTACCTTACACGTACGCACACCATCTCACACGTCGCTTCGCTTGCTCTCTCTTTCTGCGTGTGTCATCCGTCTATATTTATAGCCTGACAGGCCCTGCGTACACATATAGCTCGCAGTCTGCGGCTGGTCATTTTGAGAATGATGCCTTGGTCCATACACAGGCCAATTTGGACGTCACGTTATTAATAGGCTTAATTGAGTCCAAACCAAACGGCACCTATGAGATTATCCACATGTGTACCCTAAATCCTGATCATCTGGAGTACTAGTTTCCCAGGATGGCATTTTGTAACGGACATGTTCTCATCCAAACACTAGTATGTATTGTACATGACCCTCGATCAACCAAATACACGCTCGATAGGACTTGACTGGCATTCCCTGTATCCAGTCTAAATCTGACAGATATAAGGAATGTCCGGATGTGCCCCTTACGTTGGATCCGGCCCATACTGCTTCACCTGACCCCATATAAAATGATCCTATCTGCACCTCCAACCAAAACTTCAGCCGCATTTCACTCCACTTTCCTCTCCTCCAGTCCACTCCCTCCGCCCACAAGCTTCCGTCCGACGATTTTTTACCCACTCCGGCATGGCGGGCAGCAGATTCGAATCCTACACCTTCAGATTCGTTGACCCGAAACTCATCCCACGAGGCTCTGAGGAGGAGATGACCATCTGTCTCGCGCTCCGCCGCTCCTGGGAGGAGCCCGCCCGACGGTGGCGCTCGGACTCATTCCGCCCGAAATCCATTGCGTCACCCCAAATGGCGCATGGGTCCGGCAGAAAGTGTGTCACCTCTGCCTCACCGGAGACGTTGCGGTCCGTCTGGCGTCCGAACATGCCGGCGGATGCGCAACCGTTTCGTTGGCGCGCCGAGGGAAAGGTGAACCCAAAGACATCTGCCAACACAAATACGGCGCGACGTGCCCGCTGTACGAGGCAGCGGGGGTGGGAGGCGGCAACACCCCTCATCGTAGAGGACGTTGGCGAGGCGGAGTCGCATTCTTTGGTGCCCAGCGTGGTGCATGGCCACCCTGGGCGCCGCAAACCGCGTTGTGATTGACGTCACCGGCTCCTCCCAAAACAGATCCATCATTGATCTTACATCCACCGGCATCGTAAAGGTTCCGAACCCCGACGAGAAAGAGCAGGGCATGGTAGATGGTGACGCCTTGAGTTCCGTCAGCCGGTCCATGTCTCATGTCCTACTCTACCTCGTCGGTGACCGGATCAACACTTCGAGGGCGCCGCCGGCCGCCGGATATGAGCACGGTGGAGCCAGCGGAGCTCCGCTTAGATTGGATTTTACGTTCCATGTAATAATTTAGAATTGGTGATTTAGAAATGGTGTTTTTGTTGTGGAATCAATTTTTTGTGTGTTGTCCGATCACTGTCCGTGGACACGCTCAGGCGCGTCTATAGGCGTTTGAGGCCGGATTTGCGATTGTAGATGCTCTGATACATCCAAGGCAACGTGTTATTATTGTTTCTGATCGACGGCAGAATATTACTACAAGGAGAAAAGATAATTATAGAGGGCCCATAGCCCCAACTATCCAGGCGCCAATAGATATTGTTTTAACTAGTGCAAATGAAAATCTCATTGAAATTTCTGAAGTTTCAATCATTTACACAGATACTAAGATAGTTGCCTTTTGGTCAAAATATTTCTATCATTACAGTAGAACACATggattcaaattattttcaaaaatTCAAAATACTTGGTCATATTGTTACCGAAATCAAGTGAAATGTTTGGTCATTTGGTCGAATTGAAAACTGAAATTACTTCATTTACCATGTTATGCGACCAATAATTTTTGGCCAACACTTTTCATTACTAGCAAGTGGGTCCCGTGCGTCAGCATCTTATTGAATACATTGTCTTCTTCTCATCTCCGTCCGATCCCCACAAGCTCTGACGATGATGTGCTCTGGTGTGGTGTAAGAGCGTGTGTAATAGTATTGCCTAACAACTGGCTATATGGAGTTATCATGTTACATATAGTCAATCTAATATCCAACATGTATGATAGCTACTCCCTTCgttcataatataagagcattttgcaagctatgggacgaagggagtagttgcTAAGTAGTACTACTTTATTAATGCATGACCCGTCATACACTCTCATAATGTTTTTTTGGAGTTCGCCTTGCAACCGGCTGTTAATTTAAAATtagcttcctttttcttttctcttctctCTCATCCAAGTCAACACAAATATAATTGTTTAATCCTTATAACCAGCTGACTATATCTTATTAAACATGCTCTAAGATGAGTTAGTTGCAATTAAAGTGATTGCTTTCTTGCCTCAGACTGACTCCATCCTATATTTTTTTCGTCTcatgtctagatacattcatataagacaaatctaagacaaataaTTTGGGACGAAGGTAATAGTTGCTTGTCACATTGATTCAGTTATTCTAGAGAACACCAATGTCGATTGGTGTGATTGCGGGCCACGATCCATAACGGTGATTGGGTTGATGGGAAGAAGAGATATATAGGGGCCACTGGGGCAGCATGGAGTAGCAAACTAATTCCGAGCGGTCGGAGCTAGCTGCGACATGGCGGCGGCAGTGCAGGTCTGGTTCGTCTCCCTGGCCGGATTAGGCGCCATGTACCTGTCCGCTGCCTGCCTCCGTCTCCTTGCCCACCTCGCCCTCTGCCTCCGCCGGCCCATCAACCTCCGCCGCCACTACGGCTCGTGGGCGGTCGTTACCGGCCCAACCACGGGGCTAGGCCGATCCATGGCCATGGAGCTCGCCCGCCGTGGCATCAGCCTCGTCCTCCTCGACCTCGACGCGGCCAACCTGCAATACGTCTCGGCTGCCCTCCACGAGGCCCACCCCGGGGTGGAGACCAAGACCGTGGTATTCGACCTCTCTCTCGTCGGCAccgccgccggcgacgaggcgatGGGGCGGCTCAAAGAGGCCACAGAGGGGCTGGACGTGGGGCTACTGGTGAACAACGCCGCCGTGAATCGGCCGGGCGCGCTGTACGTCCACGAGGCGGACGTGGAGCGGCTGGCGAGGATGGTGCTGGTGAACGTGATGGCGCTCACAGAGGTGACGGCGGCAGTGCTGCCGGGGATGCTGGAGCGGGGGAGGGGCGCCATTGTCAACGTCGGGTCCGGGTCCACGGTGGCCGTGCCCTCCTTCCCGCTCTACACCGTCTACAGCGCCACAAAACGGTACGTGCAGCACCTGACGCGGTGCCTCAGCGTGGAGTACAAGCACAGGGGCATCGACGTGCAGTGCCAGGTCCCGTTCTACGTGCACACCGGCATGCTGTCGCCGGCAATAAAGGCCACCATGACGTTCCCGGCGTTCGTGGCGACCGCCGACGCGTACGCCCGGGACGCGGCGCGGTGGATCGGCCACGGTGTGCTCTGTGTGCCCGACGCGTCCCAGCAACTGCAGTGGTTCCTCGCCGGCCTTGTCCCCGACGCAGTTCACGACTGGTACCGCCTCCGGCAGCATCTCAAGCACAGGGCCATCCTCCGGCCGAAGCTCGCGTGATATCACTCGTCATGTGTACATTCATGCGTGGTCGCTGGCCGATCTGGACTTATCATATGGATTATGGAGGCAGCTTAAAATCATGCGTATGTGCATTCCGATCAAATTTCGTGCAATTCTAAAGCATGACATATGCATGGTTATGGTAATGGTGTACTTTGGATAAAGAAAAATAAAACGGGAAAATGTACATGTCGTTGGGTCAATTTTCGTCTAAATTATACCAAGATGTATGCTAATTATAATCCGCTCTTTGTaccacgtgacacatgtggtaagcaatccaaattaTTGGAAAAATAATAATTCGCTCTTTGTATACTGCTCAACTCCCTTCCTTCTTATTTGTAAGACGCACGTGTATCTTTATATCCTCAATTTGATCAACGCAATATGTGTTATATATCATACTTCCTTAATTtctttatacaaggccacaaacttagATTATACAATACCAAGATAAAATTTAATGACTATATTTTGCAAGCCAACTTTTCTGTTGGTTAACTGGGACCATCAATACGCCGCAAGCATGCAAGGAAGGAATGGGAAAGAAGTATCTTATGTCCTTTTTATATcgcatataagaattgtctgaagccaaactttgtaaagtttgaccatatttatatggaAAATTATCGACATCTACAATACTAAGATTATATAATATGAAAATTAaattcatgatgcatctaacaatattgattttgtATTGTAAATTTTAGTATATTTTTTGATAAAGTTGGTCAAAATCACGAGTTTGACTTcaaacaaatcttatatgcggagtaaagaggaccggagggagtacgaggaaacatcattaatttttgctTCGTTTATTGTTATcgaccttgtatagatgcaaattgtattttttttatagtgaccttgtataagggaatggagggagtaataaactGCTTTGTAAATGAATTAATGGCATATGTATAGGATATAACTATTTTGTTCCCAGTAAAAGAATACTGCCGCATCCTATCTAGGAGAGGGTTCCGATTTTCCGAACAGGTAAAGTAAATTAGATAACCCACCCCACTGCCTCCCTCTCTCTACCGTTGCCTCCCGCCACGGCACACCAGGATCCCGCTCCAGGCCGCCTCACTCCGCATGCGCCAGGATCCCGCCACCGAACACAAACGCACGCCGGATCCCTACACCAAGCGCTACCGGGAGCTTCGATCCTGCCGTTCTCTTTCCTCCTCCCTGCAACGCCGCACCGGCCCTGCAGGGCCTGCTCCCCACCAACCTACGGCCATGGCGAGCATCTATGCAGTCGGGCTAGCTCCGGCCATCATCGAGGTCGCCACCTCTCTCGCAGGTAACTCACGATATCTATTCGTGTGTAGCatatcagttcatccatgcataaGGCATGGTCAGAGCTAGCCATGATCCCGCTCTAGGCCGCCTCCCTCCGCATGATGAAGCTACCAAGTCCAAAACTCTCTGAATGTCTACTTCATACTGCAATGCAACAGGAATTCAGTTCAGTTATTTATCTATCAACCAAATTTCTTATCCAGCTGTAAATTCCTGCAAACAAGATGGATATTAGATAGTATTATTTTATTGCATCATTTTTTAATATCTCTGTGTTAACCATTTCTCTGATCCTAAGGTGGTCTTGCTCCCTGTGAAAATTGAATTATTGAATTGTTGAACTGAACTGTTGAAAAAAAATTAGCCAtgaacctgttggaaatatgagcaatttaccaaatgattttattaatagaaatattagataaagcatgactaatatagctgcgataaagcaagtcatgcaatctgacggaGAGAAAGTaaatagcatctgcatatatgaacttgaactgaACACGTCTAGGACAGACACTAGATCATGTTGCATATATGGAGTAGAACCTAACACATGTAGGGCAAGAACTAGTACGAAAAACTATGGCAGGACATCTgacagaaagaagaagaacacatacaggacagcagcagcagaagcactggacttggggtcgacatcctctccagccatgtcgtTACTGAGgtagtcgacgtcggggaagaagttgtcgtcggggaagtagtcgtcggagtccgtgatgaagaagccagtagtcgcgcagagcgctccccaaaaaccttatcacccttctcccgtacaggactcaaagaggtgcggtttcggaggcctactgtcccgacctgcggtgcacgccgcaagccgggatgaggaagacaacagcagctcagagattggaaccggtggcgagaggaatgaGAAGTTatggtgcgtctctctgggaggagcggcCTCCCTTTTAtaagcgcaagagaaggaggcgagagggcaacgACGGGAGGCAAAACGAAGAGACAGAGAcgaagcgaacagccagcagccgaagggctgcaccgttcgcattcgaaCTCCACTTTCGCAAAAAAAAATCAGCTTCCATATACCCGtactgcgtggcaaaaatttagatatcggctcggctcattcccgcaacccgcggcgcggcgtgacgaggcgtggcgaggcgggcggcggaggaggagcgcgcgtggatatccctcttgttctcatgctcgtacatgtggggaaagaacctcccttataaggaggtccaactcccactaaactagtaatgtgggactaaactttagtagtatcacttgccttgcacaaatgggctaaatgggcctctaggatttattaggaatttctgaaatagttattgggctgcccaaaatagactaaattccagcaatccgccaccagatcccagaggcacacagaaatttgcctttggttccaaaacactgttttatatactggtactgcagtggagactgttaagttgaacttccacctagaactctatgctacactagtaagcaacttgaacagtggactgggccttgaactgcaagttttctgcgaatccagcttcacataaagccttgaccgatacgtggctaccgtgggtcttccccgcgggtggagcttatgcgtcatactccatgacctttcatgagtttactagagacaaccctactctcatagattgcaacgtttgacaatcagactcatataggtgtgttcttcaaaagatgttctgcaggataacatctctgcttaaataagccacttagaacacattaagatatacatcaacctgccatgcagattaggagagtattgcatcttcatggagtggtattgtgaatagtaaggatactctcctctcagttgaccaacagcttgtcttccacatctaattcatgggatctccgatcacaaagaataggttaccattgtgatcaactcatattgtgggtctcatacccatctccctcgatgcattatctatcacattacgtgatagacccttagtaaaaggatctgccagatttttagaagtttggatataatccaatgcaataactccagagtttttcattttcctgacagactttaaccttctctgaacgtgtcttgatgacttcatgttatcctttgagctgctcacttttgtgatcacagtttgattgtcgcggttcataaggatacccggtacaggtttctcaacaaccgacaagtcattcaagagccgacgaagccaatctgcttcaaccgtagctgtatctagtgctgtgagttctgctttcattgttgacctcgttaagatggtctgcttgcaagacttccaagaaacagcgccacctccatgagtgaatacataaccgctcgtggcctttatctcatcagcatctgagatccagtttgagtcactatacccttcaagcacctttggatgcccggtgtagtgaattccataatttgcagtgcctttcaaataacgcaaaactctctctagagctttccaatgcacatctcctggttttgagacaaacagactcagtttgctaacagcaaaagagatgtcaggtcttgtagcacttgctaagtacataagcgagccaataatctgagaatatttcaattgatctctagcaattcttcgattctttcgaagtaacacactcgcatcatatggtgttggagagggcttgcagtcactatagccaaagcgactcaagatcttttccacatagtgagattgaagcaatgtaatcccaccatcatcgtctctcaacaacttgatgttcggaatgacatcagccactcctaaatccttcatctcaaaacaatgagataggaaatccttgacctccttaataacattcagatttgttccgaaaatcagtatgtcatcaacatacaagcaaaggataactccctcgccccaccatggcgatagtacacacatttgtcagcttcgtttacaacaaagcctgcagctgttaaagttctttcaaacttctcatgccactattTGGGTGCTTCcttaagtccgtacaaagacttcagcaacttgcatactttcccttcctgaccatctattacaaacccatctggttgttccatataaatttcctcgtccaactctccatttaggaaagcagtcttaacatccatttgatgaacgagaagaccatgcgaggcagctagtgaaagtagaactcgaatagtggtcagtcgagccacaggtgagtaagtatcaaagaagtcttcaccttccttttgggtataacccttagccacgagctgagccttgtacttctcaatagtaccatcaggcctaagcttcttcttaaatacccatttgcatcctataggtttgcacccataagaacgatcagttatctcccaggtttcattcgccaagatggaatccatctcgctatgaactgcttccttccagtagtcagcatcttcagatgcataggcctctgaaatagaactgggagtgtcatctatgagatacacaagaaaattatcaccaaaagactttgcagtcctctgtctcttgctcccagtaggaacttcattgttctcctccacaggactttcaaagtgttccatcgaaatggcaggttcggtaattgtaactggttcctgattcgatgaactaggcatctcctgattagatgaggtagccatatccttcatgggaaagatatcttcaaagaaagtcgcatcattcgactccatgatcgtaccgacatgtatgccaggtacctcagattttagaaccaagaatctatagccaatgctatgaaaagcatatctcaggaaaacacaatccatagtctttggtccaagcttccgcttctttgaaattggaacattgactttcgccaaacaaccccatgttcatagataagagagttttaaccttttcttctcccattcctcgaatggagttatctctttgttctttgtgggaactcggtttaggaaatGACATGCAgttaatatcgcctccccccaccatgccttggagagacccgaagtgtctaacatggcgttaaccaaatctgttagagtgcggttctttctttcggccaccccatttgactgaggtgaatagggaggcgtcctctcatggattataccatgttccgcacaaaaagcatcaaattcattggaaaaatactctccaccatggtcggacctaagcctcttgatttttcgatcaagttggttttccacttcaactttatagatcttgaaaaagttcaaagcctcatccttagatttcagaagatacacacggcagtatctagtggagtcatcaattaacgccatgaaatatttctttccaccttttgtcaacacaccattcatttcacatagatctgaatgtatgagctctagtggtgcaagatttcttatttccgcagtcatgtgagacttacgaggttgcttagcttgcacacacacttgacacttagatcccttgatggtggtgaaactagggattaagttcaacttcgctagtcgcgacatgcaaccaaagttaacatgacaaagacgtgaatgccacacattggattcactattgttgcaaatatgattaagaacttgataaggataaacgaaacaagcctcctgagtcatagcctttaccaacaaaggttccatacttggatattacaaatttattcgactcaaaggcaagcttgtagccatctctacacagaagagatccgctaacaagatttttattgacagaggggacataatgcacgttcttcagccgcacgatcttccccgaagtaaacttcagatcgaccgtgccaacaccacgaacagaagcacttgaaccgttgcccatcagcacggttgaagtccctgcggtccagcatccttcatgtcagtgtctccaatgacaacattagcggtcttgccgcctttcccaggatgacacttgtcatagcgattagggcaactaggagcccaatgatcaggatccccacacacatgagaagcacctttcttcttgtcattcttcttcttgaagttcgtgtgttgcacagccttgttctttccatcaaacttgcccttgtttttgaacttgtggggctggaagttctgcttctgtaccacattggcactagatcctccctcaatacctcgagcaggtgtgtcctttgctctcgccttttcttccacatcaagactgccaatgagatccgggacggaaaactcctgcctcttatgcttcagcaaggtagcaaagttcctccatgaaggaggaagcttagtgatgatacctctggcaacaaacttgtccggtagcatacaaccgaagtgctcaagttctctagcaaatgactgtatctcatgagcttgctcaaccacggagcgctcttcagtcatcctgtaatcatagaattgctccatgatgtacagctcagtcccagcatccgagaccccaaacttggcctcgagtgcatcccacatatattttccattatcaattgacgcataagcatcaactatgttctcaccaagaacactcaagagagcagccttaaacagagtatccattttctgaaaagcttgtgcctgttgagcatcaagctctccttcaggtttgccgagagtggcgtcatagcaactcatggtttgaaaccataagactgctctcacccaccacc
This window harbors:
- the LOC119352090 gene encoding very-long-chain 3-oxoacyl-CoA reductase 1-like; this translates as MAAAVQVWFVSLAGLGAMYLSAACLRLLAHLALCLRRPINLRRHYGSWAVVTGPTTGLGRSMAMELARRGISLVLLDLDAANLQYVSAALHEAHPGVETKTVVFDLSLVGTAAGDEAMGRLKEATEGLDVGLLVNNAAVNRPGALYVHEADVERLARMVLVNVMALTEVTAAVLPGMLERGRGAIVNVGSGSTVAVPSFPLYTVYSATKRYVQHLTRCLSVEYKHRGIDVQCQVPFYVHTGMLSPAIKATMTFPAFVATADAYARDAARWIGHGVLCVPDASQQLQWFLAGLVPDAVHDWYRLRQHLKHRAILRPKLA